The following are encoded together in the Primulina tabacum isolate GXHZ01 chromosome 18, ASM2559414v2, whole genome shotgun sequence genome:
- the LOC142533381 gene encoding large ribosomal subunit protein eL13z-like, protein MVKHNNVVPNGHFRKHWQNYVRTWFNQPARKKRRRIARQTKAVKIFPRPIAGPLRPVVHGQTLKYNMKVRAGRGFSLEELKAAGVPKKLAPTIGISVDHRRRNRSLEGFQTNVQRLKTYKAKLVVFPRRARKFKAGDSTPEELATATQVSGPVLPIIREKPNVELVKVTAEMKSFKAYDKLRLERTNERHVGVRAKRAAEAEKEEKK, encoded by the exons ATGGTTAAGCACAACAATGTTGTGCCAAATGGGCACTTCCGGAAACACTGGCAGAATTATGTGAGGACTTGGTTCAACCAGCCTGCCCGCAAGAAGAGAAGAAGAATCG CAAGACAAACGAAAGCCGTCAAGATTTTTCCTAGGCCTATAGCTGGACCCCTTCGCCCCGTTGTTCATGGGCAGACTCTGAAGTACAATATGAAAGTCAGAGCTGGTAGAGGATTTTCTCTTGAGGAGCTGAAG GCTGCAGGTGTCCCAAAGAAACTCGCCCCAACCATTGGCATCTCTGTCGATCATCGGCGCAGAAACCGTTCCTTGGAGGGATTCCAGACTAATGTCCAGAGGCTGAAAACATACAAGGCAAAGCTTGTTGTTTTCCCAAGACGAGCTCGCAAGTTTAAG GCTGGCGATTCTACACCCGAGGAGTTGGCAACAGCAACACAAGTTTCTGGCCCTGTCTTGCCAATTATACGTGAGAAGCCTAATGTTGAGCTTGTGAAGGTCACAGCAGAGATGAAATCATTCAAGGCATATGACAAGCTGCGTCTGGAACGCACCAACGAGCGCCATGTCGGTGTTAGAGCCAAGAGAGCTGCGGAGGCTGAAAAGGAAGAGAAGAAGTAG